The Actinomycetota bacterium genome has a segment encoding these proteins:
- a CDS encoding ABC transporter ATP-binding protein — MAVVVEVRQLKKHYHGGDVHAVDGVDIRTDEGEYLVLLGPSGCGKTTLLRTIAGLEQPTEGEVLIGGNVVNGLPPRARQIAMVFQSYALYPHKTVRDNITFPLKAEKLDRAERRRKAEWAAELLGIAHLLDRRPRHLSGGERQRVALARALVREPSVFLLDEPLSNLDAKLRAVARDELKQFQAGVGTTTIYVTHDQVEAMGLGDRIAVMYEGKLCQVGPPTAVYDDPADTFVATFLGSPPMNLVARDDHLLGFRPETFLPNDAVSGAGSRVTMPFHVHRIEHLSGDRHLYGTVTGIGDETRVIARLPATVTTTIHHGQTYQFAVHERDLRFFDRDSGQRAQPRPVRA; from the coding sequence ATGGCAGTCGTCGTCGAGGTCCGGCAGCTCAAGAAGCACTACCACGGCGGGGACGTCCACGCCGTCGACGGGGTCGACATCCGCACAGACGAGGGGGAGTACCTGGTCCTGCTCGGACCGTCCGGTTGCGGGAAGACGACGCTGCTGCGCACGATCGCGGGACTCGAGCAGCCGACCGAAGGCGAGGTCCTGATCGGCGGGAACGTGGTCAACGGGCTCCCGCCCCGCGCCCGACAGATCGCGATGGTGTTCCAGAGCTACGCCCTGTACCCCCACAAGACGGTCCGCGACAACATCACCTTCCCGCTCAAAGCCGAGAAGCTCGACAGGGCGGAGCGGCGCCGGAAGGCCGAGTGGGCCGCGGAGCTGCTCGGCATCGCCCACCTCCTCGACCGCCGGCCGCGTCACCTGTCCGGTGGCGAGCGGCAGCGGGTGGCCCTCGCGCGGGCGCTGGTCCGCGAGCCGAGCGTCTTCCTGCTGGACGAGCCGCTGTCCAACCTCGACGCGAAGCTCCGCGCGGTCGCTCGTGACGAGCTCAAACAGTTCCAGGCTGGCGTCGGGACGACCACGATCTACGTCACACACGATCAGGTCGAGGCGATGGGGCTGGGCGACCGCATCGCGGTGATGTACGAGGGGAAGCTGTGTCAGGTGGGTCCGCCCACCGCGGTGTACGACGACCCGGCCGACACGTTCGTCGCGACGTTCCTGGGATCGCCGCCGATGAACCTGGTTGCCCGTGACGACCACCTGCTGGGGTTCCGCCCCGAGACCTTCCTGCCCAACGACGCCGTCTCGGGCGCCGGCAGCCGGGTCACCATGCCGTTCCACGTCCACCGCATCGAGCACCTCAGCGGCGACCGGCACCTGTACGGCACCGTGACCGGCATCGGGGACGAGACCCGGGTGATCGCCCGGCTGCCCGCCACCGTCACCACCACGATCCACCACGGACAGACCTACCAGTTCGCGGTCCACGAGCGCGACCTCAGGTTCTTCGACCGCGACAGCGGCCAGCGCGCCCAGCCGCGCCCGGTCCGCGCCTGA
- a CDS encoding sugar ABC transporter permease yields MVEATWERAAGRERARRSIADREDVLGPLFLLPAVVYIIALVAIPFLLAIGFSFSDVTVGDPSFDWVGWNNYRAMFADPVFWRSLRNTLIFTSVSMALVVVLAKALAMILVADFRGKWFVRFLVLLPWTTPVSLAAIAWLWMLDSVFSPIDWVLRWAGAIESNMFWLGKPNLAMASVIAVHTWRIVPLAAVIIMAGLVAIPDEINDAAAIDGAGFWRKLFEVTLPLTLPIIAVAALFGAILTFTDIAVVFVLTRGGPTHATEVLASWAFRKGIEGGDLAQGAAVALFLFPLLLASAIAILRAVRRMEVM; encoded by the coding sequence ATGGTCGAGGCGACCTGGGAGCGTGCGGCGGGACGGGAACGTGCCCGACGCTCGATCGCCGACCGCGAGGACGTCCTGGGGCCGCTGTTCCTCCTTCCAGCGGTCGTCTACATCATCGCCCTGGTCGCGATCCCGTTCCTCCTCGCGATCGGGTTCAGCTTCAGCGACGTCACCGTCGGTGATCCCAGCTTCGACTGGGTGGGCTGGAACAACTACCGGGCGATGTTCGCCGACCCGGTGTTCTGGCGGTCGCTCAGGAACACGCTGATCTTCACGTCCGTGTCGATGGCGCTGGTGGTGGTCCTCGCCAAGGCGCTGGCGATGATCCTGGTGGCCGACTTCCGCGGGAAGTGGTTCGTGCGGTTCCTGGTGCTGCTGCCGTGGACCACGCCGGTGTCGCTGGCGGCGATCGCGTGGCTGTGGATGCTCGATTCGGTGTTCAGCCCGATCGACTGGGTGCTGCGCTGGGCCGGCGCGATCGAGTCGAACATGTTCTGGCTCGGCAAGCCGAACCTCGCCATGGCCTCCGTCATCGCCGTGCACACCTGGCGGATCGTTCCGTTGGCTGCGGTGATCATCATGGCGGGCCTGGTGGCGATCCCCGACGAGATCAACGACGCGGCGGCCATCGACGGCGCCGGCTTCTGGCGGAAGCTGTTCGAGGTGACGCTCCCGCTGACCCTCCCCATCATCGCTGTCGCGGCACTGTTCGGCGCCATCCTGACGTTCACGGACATCGCGGTGGTGTTCGTCCTGACCCGTGGCGGTCCCACCCACGCCACCGAGGTGCTGGCCAGCTGGGCGTTCCGCAAGGGCATCGAAGGTGGTGACCTGGCCCAGGGAGCGGCGGTCGCCCTGTTCCTGTTCCCGCTCCTGCTGGCGTCGGCGATCGCGATCCTGCGGGCGGTGCGCCGCATGGAGGTCATGTGA
- a CDS encoding carbohydrate ABC transporter permease has product MTAVLDIRDPRQVERARRRAGRRRTLGRTGLYVTAVLAALLAAGPFLWSLVTMFKQDRDLYRKSNNPFVFNDPPTLEHVSYLLSRTAFDTFVWNTLWVGFLVVVITLVVSLPAAYSLARLDMPWAGPLGIAIFFVYLIPPTLLFISLTRVVAALGLQDSTWSLVVVYPTITIPVSVWLLIGFLKSIPRDVEEQAMVDGYSRVGAFVRTVIPLAFPGIIAVVVFAFTLTAHEFIYALAFVSPTAEKTISVGVPTELVRGDVFFWQSLQAAAVLVAVPIAFVFNLFLERFIAGFTMGAVKG; this is encoded by the coding sequence GTGACGGCCGTCCTCGACATCCGCGATCCTCGGCAGGTCGAGCGCGCCCGCCGCCGCGCGGGTCGACGCCGGACACTGGGGCGGACCGGGCTGTACGTGACGGCGGTGCTGGCAGCACTGCTGGCCGCGGGCCCGTTCCTGTGGAGCCTGGTGACGATGTTCAAGCAGGACCGCGACCTGTACCGCAAGTCCAACAACCCGTTCGTCTTCAACGACCCACCCACGCTGGAGCACGTGAGCTACCTGTTGTCGCGGACCGCGTTCGACACGTTCGTGTGGAACACCCTGTGGGTGGGGTTCCTGGTGGTCGTGATCACGCTCGTGGTCAGCCTGCCCGCCGCCTACAGCCTCGCCCGGCTCGACATGCCGTGGGCCGGGCCGCTGGGGATCGCGATCTTCTTCGTCTACCTGATCCCACCCACGCTGCTGTTCATCTCGCTCACCCGCGTCGTCGCGGCACTGGGGCTGCAGGACTCGACCTGGTCGCTGGTCGTGGTGTACCCCACCATCACGATCCCCGTCTCGGTGTGGCTGCTGATCGGGTTCCTCAAATCCATCCCACGTGACGTCGAGGAACAGGCGATGGTGGACGGCTACAGCCGTGTCGGGGCGTTCGTCCGGACGGTGATCCCCCTGGCGTTCCCCGGGATCATCGCCGTGGTGGTGTTCGCCTTCACCCTCACCGCCCACGAGTTCATCTACGCTCTGGCGTTCGTGTCGCCGACCGCGGAGAAGACGATCAGCGTTGGCGTTCCCACCGAACTCGTCCGCGGTGACGTGTTCTTCTGGCAATCGCTGCAAGCCGCAGCGGTCCTGGTCGCCGTCCCGATCGCGTTCGTGTTCAACCTGTTCCTGGAGCGCTTCATCGCCGGTTTCACGATGGGCGCGGTGAAGGGCTGA
- a CDS encoding nucleotidyl transferase AbiEii/AbiGii toxin family protein, giving the protein MDPVSALHRLVVEVARDPALADDLALRGGAALHHLHLDRPLRRCDDLSYGRTSSTGLGPILEGLRLVAGRLDMVIERPELRDDGLHARIDAPAEPGTLSVSVDAHAIEPCRPHVRRRLRVGFGPGATEADVLTFALDDILALTLRQLSQRRDPRDLFDLWAGLTIGDASAGDVASCFRHYVAPAQAPADELLDHLELTLADEAVRDGFVHLTVRAPVDSIDDADAVVRGVISAIP; this is encoded by the coding sequence GTGGACCCTGTCAGCGCACTGCATCGACTCGTGGTCGAGGTCGCCCGCGACCCTGCGCTCGCCGATGACCTCGCGCTGCGTGGCGGCGCGGCCCTGCACCACCTGCACCTCGACCGGCCGCTGCGGCGCTGCGACGACCTGTCGTACGGGCGGACGTCGTCAACCGGGCTCGGCCCGATCCTGGAGGGCTTGCGCCTGGTCGCCGGCCGCCTCGACATGGTCATCGAGCGGCCCGAGCTCCGCGACGACGGGCTGCACGCCCGGATCGACGCGCCCGCCGAGCCGGGCACGCTGTCCGTGTCGGTCGATGCGCACGCGATCGAGCCGTGCCGACCGCACGTCCGTCGGCGCTTGCGGGTCGGGTTCGGGCCGGGGGCGACCGAGGCTGACGTTCTGACGTTCGCGCTCGATGACATCCTGGCGTTGACGCTCCGGCAGCTGTCGCAGCGCCGCGACCCGCGTGACCTGTTCGACCTGTGGGCCGGCCTCACGATCGGCGACGCCAGCGCCGGGGACGTCGCCTCCTGCTTCCGTCACTACGTCGCACCCGCGCAGGCCCCAGCCGACGAGCTGCTCGATCACCTCGAGCTGACGCTGGCCGACGAGGCGGTCCGAGACGGGTTCGTGCACCTGACCGTCCGCGCCCCGGTCGACTCGATCGACGACGCCGACGCGGTGGTGCGGGGTGTCATCTCCGCCATCCCGTAA
- a CDS encoding metallophosphoesterase yields MNVAAVGDVHIGTDSVGRLAQHLRDVDQHADVLLLAGDLSRRGQLDEARVVVGELADVTVPVVAVLGNHEFESELHDEFRAVLEDAGVTVLEGESTVIDVDGQQLGIAGTVGFGGGFPGATCADFGEAEMKHFVARSRDLASALAHRLRELADARVQTRIALLHYAPVRDTLTGEHPELYPFLGSHWLADAADRGGADLVLHGHAHHGVERGLTPGGIPVRNVAQPVIRRPYAVYRVGEGSDVDHTGQLTAR; encoded by the coding sequence ATGAACGTGGCCGCCGTCGGCGACGTCCACATCGGGACTGACTCGGTCGGTCGGCTCGCCCAGCACCTGCGGGACGTCGACCAGCACGCTGACGTGCTGCTCCTCGCCGGTGATCTCAGCCGCCGCGGGCAGTTGGATGAGGCCAGGGTGGTGGTCGGCGAGCTCGCGGACGTGACGGTCCCGGTGGTGGCCGTGCTCGGCAACCACGAGTTCGAATCCGAGCTCCATGACGAGTTCCGGGCGGTGCTCGAGGACGCCGGGGTCACCGTGCTCGAAGGCGAGTCCACCGTGATCGACGTGGACGGCCAACAGCTCGGGATCGCAGGGACCGTCGGTTTCGGTGGCGGGTTCCCCGGTGCGACCTGCGCCGACTTCGGCGAGGCGGAGATGAAGCACTTCGTGGCACGCAGCCGCGACCTCGCGAGCGCGCTCGCACACCGCCTGCGCGAGCTCGCCGATGCGCGCGTGCAGACGCGGATCGCGTTGCTGCACTACGCCCCGGTCCGCGACACGCTCACCGGAGAGCACCCCGAGCTGTACCCGTTCCTCGGCAGTCACTGGCTCGCTGATGCGGCGGACCGAGGCGGTGCCGACCTCGTCTTGCACGGCCATGCCCACCACGGTGTGGAACGCGGTCTGACGCCGGGCGGTATCCCTGTGCGCAACGTGGCGCAACCGGTGATCCGCCGACCCTACGCCGTGTACCGCGTGGGGGAAGGCAGCGACGTCGACCACACCGGGCAGCTCACTGCCCGGTAG